From the genome of Sander lucioperca isolate FBNREF2018 chromosome 1, SLUC_FBN_1.2, whole genome shotgun sequence, one region includes:
- the zgc:92907 gene encoding UDP-N-acetylglucosamine transferase subunit ALG13 homolog, with product MSVFVLLQTLKTDSFSRAAMKTVFVTVGTTSFDELIESVTSPETVQALKARGYERLVLQVGRGSLLPAADSCPHVRLQAYRFKDSIAEDIKQADLVISHAGAGSCLEALGAGKFLLVVVNDKLMNNHQLEMARQLHMDSHLLYCTCSTLTQTLRTMDLSVLQPFLPGQPKNFANFLDKALGVQ from the exons atgagtgtttttgttttgttgcaaaCCCTGAAAACGGACAGTTTTAGTCGAGCGGCCATGAAGACAGTGTTTGTTACTGTCGGCACCACGAGCTTTGATGAGCTCATTGAAAGCGTCACGTCTCCAGAGACCGTACAG GCTTTGAAGGCTCGTGGATATGAACGTTTGGTTCTTCAGGTTGGAAGAGGATCTCTTCTTCCAGCTGCTGACAGCTGTCCACACGTCAGACTTCAGGCTTATCGATTCAAAGACTCTATAGCAGAAGACATCAAGCAGGCTGATCTCGTCATCAGCCATGCAG GCGCAGGAAGTTGTTTGGAGGCGCTCGGTGCCGGCAAATTTCTGCTGGTCGTCGTCAATGACAAGCTGATGAACAACCACCAACTGGAGATGGCCAGGCAGCTGCACATGGACTCGCacttgttgtactgcacatgcAG CACACTGACACAAACACTGAGGACGATGGATCTCTCTGTTCTTCAGCCCTTTTTGCCCGGACAGCCTAAGAATTTTGCGAATTTCCTCGACAAAGCCCTCGGTGTTCAGTGA